The Oryzias melastigma strain HK-1 linkage group LG3, ASM292280v2, whole genome shotgun sequence genome contains a region encoding:
- the LOC112160613 gene encoding putative ubiquitin carboxyl-terminal hydrolase 50 — protein MKASSLTVKECTWTTEECHLVEELGAAVETDTFCLPNIFRSRKVKPRRKTPVTPTYQVYYTARELFLEVLDREAIWELIRRAPGVKAGDQRLSHSREQSSVLSEEYAEALMWFSIVLQSGLCVGENCRFSPEPTQKLDKLQGLLKRNSIQSKILSLTELEDGDKLEALSAFCSHIFKRYQVLHSPGPNLTVTKYRLYHQQDLTGSSVDIFLPGLWVALHTVCINTYVLHSLQRLQLSGKQIQLTEFSRALASQLTADHCISVPVLPLLNSCSYQEERVSSNGVATAMENSSLLLRFQKRWRRPGVCGLENSGNSCYLNVVLQCLCATVPLVEQLLHWDTRKELAKSKCRVSEVFVHLLEIMWLGGGSSCSPLEVRSALCSVLPQFNNDSQQDAQELLLLLLNTLHDDFNKVAQRQMRSSLQQPRRGCSFNSNIVTRLFEGQLSYMCICMHCHHQAHNTQTFTVLSLPVPKDSIKCSIQDCLSLFFKQTVLTGGEQAMCSVCGLKRETAVITCVDRAPEVLVLHLKRFGSKGKNQVKLRTNVLFFTELDLSQFLSGLVPNESSYHLYAVVNHSGHLTMGHYTAVCYNSPAQTWHYFDDAAVSEVQEDRLQSPNAYLLFYSHKPFHRPRISGL, from the exons ATGAAGGCCAGCTCCTTAACTGTAAAGGAGTGCACCTGGACGACAGAGGAGTGCCATCTAGTGGAGGAGCTGGGTGCAGCTGTGGAGACGGACACATTTTGTTTGCCAAATATTTTCAGGTCCAGAAAAGTGAAGCCACGCAGGAAGACTCCAGTCACCCCGACATATCAGGTTTACTATACAGCCAGAGAGCTCTTTCTAGAGGTTCTGGACAGAGAAGCCATCTGGGAGCTGATTAGGAGAGCTCCTGGAGTGAAGGCTGGAGATCAGCGGCTGTCACACAGCAGAGAGCAAAGCAGCGTTCTCTCTGAGGAGTACGCCGAGGCGCTCATGTGGTTTTCTATAGTCCTACAAAGTGGTTTGTGTGTTGGAGAGAACTGCAGGTTCAGCCCAGAGCCGACTCAGAAATTGGATAAATTACAAGGTCTTCTGAAGAGAAACAGCATCCAGAGTAAAATTTTGTCTCTGACCGAATTGGAGGATGGAGACAAGTTGGAAGCTCTGTCTGCTTTCTGCAGCCACATATTTAAACGATACCAGGTTCTGCACTCTCCCGGCCCGAACCTGACGGTGACGAAATACAGACTGTACCACCAGCAGG ATCTAACAGGATCCTCTGTGGACATATTTCTCCCGGGACTCTGGGTTGCACTGCATACCGTCTGCATCAACACCTATGTGCTCCACTCGCTACAACGTCTGCAGCTTTCAGGGAAGCAGATCCAGCTGACCGAGTTCAGCCGTGCTCTGGCCTCCCAGCTGACTGCCGACCACTGCATCAGCGTGCCTGTTCTGCCACTGCTGAACAGCTGCTCCTACCAGGAGGAAAG GGTGAGTTCAAACGGTGTTGCCACAGCAATGGAGAATTCCAGCTTACTGCTGAGATTCCAGAAGAGATGGAGGAGACCAGGAGTGTGCGGGTTGGAAAACTCTGGCAACTCCTGCTACCTGAATGTCGTGCTGCAGTGTCTCTGCGCCACTGTGCCCCTTGTAGAACAACTTCTTCATTGGGACACGCGCAAAGAGCTTGCAAA ATCTAAATGCAGAGTGTCTGAAGTGTTCGTGCACCTGCTGGAGATAATGTGGCTGGGCGGTGGCTCCAGCTGCAGCCCTCTGGAGGTCAGGTCAGCGCTGTGCTCCGTCCTCCCCCAGTTCAACAATGACTCCCAGCAGGACGcgcaggagctgctgctccttctgCTCAACACACTTCATGACGACTTCAACAAG GTTGCACAGCGGCAGATGCGCTCCTCATTACAGCAGCCGAGAAGGGGCTGTTCCTTCAACTCAAACATAGTCACACGTTTGTTTGAGGGCCAGCTGAGCTACATGTGCATCTGCATGCACTGCCACCACCAAGCACACAACACCCAAACCTTCACGGTACTCTCACTGCCAGTTCCAAAGGACAGCATCAAGTGCTCCATTCAG GACTGTTTGTCACTGTTCTTCAAGCAGACCGTCCTGACTGGGGGGGAGCAGGCCATGTGCTCAGTGTGCGGGCTGAAAAGGGAAACAGCCGTCATCACGTGTGTGGACAGAGCTCCAGAGGTCCTCGTGCTGCATTTGAAACG GTTTGGATCCAAAGGGAAGAACCAGGTGAAACTCAGAACAAACGTTCTTTTCTTCACGGAGCTCGACCTCTCCCAGTTTCTGTCAGGCCTGGTGCCGAATGAATCATCTTATCACCTATATGCTGTTGTG aaccATTCTGGTCACCTGACCATGGGTCACTACACAGCTGTGTGCTACAACAGCCCAGCTCAGACGTGGCATTACTTTGATGACGCTGCAGTCAGTGAGGTTCAGGAGGACCGACTGCAATCTCCAAATGCATACCTGCTGTTCTACAGCCACAAGCCTTTCCACAGACCGCGAATCTCTGGGCTCTGA